From Pyxicephalus adspersus chromosome 7, UCB_Pads_2.0, whole genome shotgun sequence, a single genomic window includes:
- the ZNF646 gene encoding LOW QUALITY PROTEIN: zinc finger protein 646 (The sequence of the model RefSeq protein was modified relative to this genomic sequence to represent the inferred CDS: substituted 1 base at 1 genomic stop codon) has protein sequence MEEESFGAEQADVASDKALNANQRSSLFINPAEINSTQENHEEERPYKCNQCDKSYRHAGSLVNHKKTHQIGLYTCLICQKEFSNPMGLKSHLRTHSEDKRFKCEQCGEAFRMSQQLYNHRRSSHGFSAASSADSLPRNHTVDVQAPILVDSSNLISNLENYIAESMVPGDFSQLVSKYYEDANSQAEEPEKDDIGTQQGSADEIREEQLPNDNNTEEYRYKCNQCGKAYKHAGSLANHKQSHMVGLYQCAICFKEFSNLMAMKNHCRLHSDSRARQRYKSSRYSAKIGAPVLGNTDTLQSAVLHSSYEDVPAVLQVSESSNYEEDTEKLPSSVDQLQDDLHPDSFCSEQMLQSSSKDKQEMNKVEENAVDHNDTFTSEEETGQQTEQQQCDETLEEGRPEDAENRPFRCQECGKTYRHAGSLINHKKTHQTGVYSCSLCSKQMFNVAALNNHFRAHFRSRTGRKVDDNFFHSANFADFFQNPEDSYQCRICCKVLPNESDFLQHQVVHQEEAIKEAFSDTQNIEAAPEPGTYWSENTHASQSNIEASGPSMSDSVKLEASGPSMSDSVKLDMDDHAQQQKLHQVTPEETLHTALEGIPQTNGAKIQDTSNDFEQLSKKQTIFKEESLPSEEQEKAPADRPYKCEPCGRTYRHKSSLINHKLTHKTGIYQCSLCPKQYSNLMALRNHLRFHSRSYAARRGILSRRGRHYLRGKSRFLQNKTIHSLAESTKLNEHVSTQTDANHTTVEETLTQSSCSCGEFVDCTKSFQCPGQKCQKSTQVSSSAEPPIDLKQEESLLTDTQNAFKTTEKPESQAKILEPSEHQSRRVYECDLCTKSYRHSGSLINHKRTHQTGDYMCPYCSRHVHNMAALKNHIRIHHKVKRNQPGEMHDSSRFFYSDFCYPHLGAKSMFGCVSCEDVFHSEDDLVAHQMVHMALEGDSWEQKVQEPNTAEGDKNPGLENGDSEWEQTNNSDLNRAEIHGNGELVSEDYNNHIDYTCIECGEVYTSIEDLNNHKLTHQIGIYQCSFCPKEYPNLPALRDHFQLHTKPHALRNVVKDNSNEADPNEIVQDQLTFDSHYDCGHXGLVFSNEVDFHQHQVAHEKQVMEVPLPVFDTESKEPEFSFPMDASERELLRRIKSELEENDNTEAPDGVASQLSHICGYCGQTYDDLESLQSHSLTHIAEEKPLTNESIKSDTDIQNVDPQQTQKVKEMESSEETTKTGESQEIRPYTCAQCGKSYRHGGSLVNHKKTHLVGNFQCVACSKQYPNMAAYINHLRHHPECKQQVAMNSQHEPNASDLHDSKYTTEEGGLFNCSSSASAPLPDPFASHVLPCSIKPCIDTSSIENSCLDHSTTQKNFQAQAYHDKLSRKQCLRQGEKRNNPVSSQSPEAGNTCVADGSDGDKLFQTREFSGNSEGNELSQSFDSNCEKSSEKGLVGYSEKNIKAEKDEIPFLATSSPNHIKIEGGFHQRPFRCEVCGRSYRHAGSLINHKQTHKTGVFRCSICQKRFFNLMAMKNHNRIHFELKRHRCPDCGKAFRLRKQLDTHQTLHWQRAAVRKSGRRSRRTTRCRKFAQTQQRKATPICEDIALDQANCSGTKSLDSSVKKNLDQDSRPFQCEECGRSYRHAGSLFNHKKSHTMGQYCCPICHKTYSNLMALKNHERNHFKSKRHHCLQCGKSFKWKRQLTRHQFVHAQEESQSNFQPTVGERKGNTVNNYLAERSTGFYKRSRKSSNPISTTSKKHSFFGNTSSTKELTCTACGVLFSSSNDLNSHICTENHNKVLSSGNDEIGKPTLLKEDAERPYGCDICGRTYRHAGSLLNHKNTHKKGLYKCSLCNKQFFNPMAIKNHLRTHTAKKKFQCMECGKAFRYSRQLVCHVKVHTGVGPFRCQICNLEFSSKLILKHHQRTHKKSNSFRSSPPKVPFDEETSICENRISDPCEVEPTLISLASEEKKYKCNQCDRSYRHAGSLFNHKKTHRTGVYKCPDCLKEFFNLLAYRNHLRIHKYPCKDCGKAFRVAGHLAAHRQIHEQEGTFTCSLCDKWFFSQSSFEHHQLTHDAPANDVLEPQPVSNLMVEVT, from the coding sequence ATGGAGGAAGAAAGTTTTGGGGCTGAGCAAGCCGATGTAGCATCAGACAAAGCTCTAAATGCTAACCAGCGTTCAAGCTTGTTCATAAACCCAGCAGAGATAAATAGCACGCAGGAAAACCATGAAGAAGAGAGACCGTATAAATGCAATCAGTGTGACAAGAGCTATCGGCATGCTGGCAGCTTAGTAAACCACAAGAAAACTCACCAGATTGGCCTCTATACTtgtctgatctgtcagaaggagtTTTCTAATCCGATGGGCTTGAAAAGTCACCTGCGCACACACTCCGAAGACAAGCGTTTCAAGTGCGAGCAGTGTGGGGAGGCGTTTCGTATGTCACAGCAGCTTTACAACCACCGGAGATCCTCGCATGGTTTTTCTGCAGCCTCTAGTGCAGACAGCTTACCAAGAAACCACACAGTGGATGTGCAAGCTCCTATACTAGTGGATAGTAGCAATTTAATTAGTAATTTAGAAAACTATATTGCTGAATCCATGGTGCCAGGAGATTTTTCTCAACTTGTTTCAAAGTATTACGAAGATGCAAATTCACAAGCAGAGGAACCTGAGAAAGATGACATTGGAACTCAACAGGGTTCTGCAGACGAGATCAGAGAAGAACAGTTACCCAATGACAACAACACAGAGGAATATCGTTACAAATGTAATCAGTGCGGGAAAGCATACAAACATGCAGGCAGCCTTGCAAACCACAAGCAGAGCCATATGGTGGGTTTGTACCAGTGTGCAATTTGCTTTAAGGAATTTTCCAACCTTATGGCCATGAAAAACCATTGTCGCCTTCATTCAGACTCCAGAGCTAGACAGAGATACAAATCCTCTCGATATTCTGCAAAAATAGGTGCTCCTGTGTTAGGAAATACAGATACACTACAAAGCGCTGTGTTGCACTCGAGTTATGAAGATGTGCCTGCTGTTTTACAAGTTTCTGAGAGCAGTAATTATGAGGAAGACACAGAAAAGTTACCTTCATCAGTTGATCAGCTCCAAGATGATCTTCATCCTGATTCATTCTGTTCGGAACAGATGCTACAGAGTTCAAGCAAGGACAAGCAAGAAATGAATAAAGTGGAAGAGAATGCAGTGGACCATAATGACACTTTCACATCAGAGGAGGAAACTGGTCAACAGACTGAGCAGCAGCAATGCGATGAAACTCTTGAAGAGGGCAGGCCCGAAGATGCAGAAAATAGGCCTTTTAGGTGTCAAGAGTGTGGAAAGACATACAGACATGCTGGAAGTCtcataaatcacaaaaaaactcATCAAACAGGGGTGTATAGTTGCTCCCTTTGTTCCAAACAGATGTTCAATGTTGCTGCCTTAAATAACCATTTTCGAGCGCACTTTAGGTCTAGAACAGGAAGAAAGGTGGATGATAACTTCTTTCATTCTGCAAACTTTGCTGATTTCTTCCAGAATCCAGAAGACTCTTATCAGTGTAGAATTTGTTGCAAAGTTTTACCCAATGAGAGTGATTTTTTGCAACACCAAGTAGTCCATCAAGAGGAAGCAATAAAAGAAGCCTTCAGTGATACACAAAACATAGAGGCTGCTCCTGAACCGGGCACCTACTGGTCTGAAAATACTCATGCATCCCAAAGTAACATTGAAGCCTCTGGTCCTAGTATGTCAGACTCTGTCAAGCTTGAAGCCTCTGGTCCTAGTATGTCAGACTCTGTCAAGCTTGACATGGACGACCATGCGCAGCAACAGAAACTGCATCAGGTGACACCTGAGGAAACCTTACATACTGCACTTGAAGGAATTCCACAAACAAATGGTGCTAAAATCCAGGATACATCCAATGACTTTGAGCAGCTTTCAAAAAAACAGACCATTTTTAAAGAGGAGTCTCTTCCATCAGAAGAACAAGAGAAAGCACCAGCAGATAGGCCCTACAAGTGTGAACCTTGTGGAAGGACATACCGACACAAAAGCAGCCTAATAAATCATAAGCTCACACATAAGACAGGAATTTATCAATGTTCTCTATGCCCAAAGCAATACTCCAATCTTATGGCCCTTAGAAACCACCTTCGCTTTCATAGTCGGTCCTATGCAGCGCGTAGGGGTATCTTATCCAGGAGGGGACGCCATTATCTTCGGGGTAAGTCCAGGTTCTTGCAAAATAAGACTATTCATTCTCTTGCAGAATCAACAAAATTAAATGAGCACGTGTCTACCCAAACAGATGCTAATCATACAACTGTTGAAGAAACTTTAACACAAAGTTCTTGCTCCTGTGGAGAATTCGTTGATTGTACAAAGAGTTTTCAGTGTCCTGGCCAGAAGTGTCAAAAATCAACACAGGTCTCTAGCTCTGCAGAACCACCCATAGACCTTAAACAAGAGGAAAGTCTGTTAACTGATactcaaaatgcttttaaaaccaCAGAGAAACCGGAGTCTCAAGCAAAGATACTTGAACCCTCAGAACATCAAAGTAGGCGGGTATATGAATGTGACCTTTGTACCAAGTCATACCGGCATTCAGGGAGCCTAATCAACCACAAACGTACCCATCAAACTGGAGACTATATGTGTCCTTATTGTTCCAGACATGTGCATAACATGGCTGCATTGAAAAATCACATAAGAATTCACCACAAAGTTAAAAGGAACCAGCCTGGGGAAATGCACGACAGTTCTAGGTTTTTCTATTCTGATTTCTGTTACCCTCATCTGGGTGCTAAGAGTATGTTTGGTTGTGTTAGCTGTGAGGATGTCTTTCATAGTGAAGATGATCTTGTTGCCCATCAAATGGTGCACATGGCTCTAGAGGGAGATTCATGGGAACAAAAGGTACAAGAACCCAATACAGCAGAGGGTGACaaaaaccctggtttagaaaatGGTGATTCTGAATGGGAACAAACTAATAATTCTGATCTCAATAGGGCTGAAATCCATGGAAATGGAGAACTTGTCTCTGAAGACTATAATAATCATATTGATTATACTTGTATAGAATGTGGGGAAGTATACACCAGTATTGAGGACCTAAATAACCATAAACTCACCCATCAAATTGGCATTTATCAGTGTTCGTTTTGTCCTAAAGAGTATCCCAACCTTCCAGCGCTTAGAGATCATTTTCAGTTGCACACAAAACCTCACGCTCTCAGGAATGTTGTAAAGGACAATTCCAATGAGGCTGACCCAAATGAAATTGTTCAGGACCAGCTAACTTTTGACAGTCATTATGACTGTGGCCATTGAGGTTTGGTTTTCTCCAATGAAGTAGACTTTCACCAGCACCAAGTTGCACATGAAAAACAGGTGATGGAGGTGCCACTTCCTGTCTTTGATACAGAGAGCAAGGAGCCAGAATTTTCATTTCCTATGGACGCCTCAGAGAGGGAATTGTTAAGAAGAATAAAGAGTGAACTAGAGGAGAATGATAACACTGAAGCTCCAGATGGTGTTGCTTCTCAGCTTTCCCATATATGTGGTTACTGTGGCCAAACCTATGATGACTTAGAGAGCTTACAGTCCCATAGCTTGACTCACATTGCTGAAGAAAAACCATTGACAAATGAAAGCATTAAAAGTGATACAGATATTCAGAACGTTGATCCCCAGCAGActcagaaagtgaaggaaatggAAAGTTCTGAGGAAACTACAAAGACTGGGGAAAGCCAAGAAATCCGACCCTATACTTGTGCTCAGTGTGGAAAGAGCTATAGACATGGTGGAAGTTTAGTAAATCATAAAAAGACTCATTTAGTTGGCAATTTCCAATGTGTAGCTTGTTCTAAACAGTATCCCAACATGGCAGCTTACATTAACCATTTAAGGCACCATCCAGAGTGTAAGCAGCAGGTAGCAATGAACAGTCAACATGAACCTAATGCTTCAGATCTTCATGACTCTAAATACACTACTGAAGAAGGGGGGCTTTTTAATTGTTCCTCTTCTGCTAGTGCTCCTTTACCTGATCCGTTTGCTTCCCATGTTCTACCATGTAGCATTAAGCCATGCATAGATACTTCATCCATAGAAAATTCCTGCTTAGACCATTCCACTACTCAAAAGAACTTCCAAGCCCAAGCATACCATGACAAACTCTCCAGGAAGCAATGCTTAAGACAAGGGGAAAAGAGAAATAACCCAGTGTCCAGCCAATCTCCTGAAGCTGGGAACACATGTGTTGCAGATGGATCTGATGGGGACAAGTTATTTCAAACTCGGGAATTCTCTGGCAATTCTGAGGGTAATGAATTATCACAATCTTTTGATAGTAATTGTGAAAAAAGCAGCGAGAAAGGGCTAGTAggatattcagaaaaaaacataaaagctgaAAAAGATGAAATTCCATTCCTGGCTACTTCTAGTCCCAACCATATTAAGATTGAGGGTGGCTTTCACCAGCGTCCTTTCCGTTGTGAAGTGTGCGGCAGGAGTTACAGACATGCAGGAAGCCTAATTAACCATAAACAGACACATAAAACTGGGGTTTTTCGCTGTTCAATTTGCCAGAAGCGCTTCTTCAACCTCATGGCCATGAAAAATCACAACCGCATCCACTTTGAGTTGAAAAGACACAGGTGCCCGGATTGTGGCAAAGCTTTTCGGCTGCGTAAGCAATTGGACACTCACCAAACATTACACTGGCAAAGGGCTGCTGTAAGGAAGTCTGGTAGACGTAGCCGTCGGACCACCAGATGTAGAAAATTTGCTCAAACTCAGCAACGTAAGGCTACTCCTATTTGCGAAGACATTGCTTTAGATCAAGCTAATTGCTCTGGTACGAAAAGCCTTGATTCTTCTGTGAAAAAGAACCTAGATCAGGATTCTCGTCCTTTTCAGTGTGAAGAATGCGGGAGATCATACAGACATGCCGGGAGTTTGTTTAACCACAAGAAAAGCCACACAATGGGTCAGTACTGTTGTCCTATTTGTCACAAAACTTATTCTAATCTCATGGCCTTGAAGAACCATGAACGTAATCACTTTAAATCAAAAAGGCATCATTGTTTGCAGTGTGGAAAGTCCTTTAAATGGAAGAGACAACTAACCAGGCACCAGTTTGTTCATGCACAGGAAGAGTCCCAGTCTAACTTCCAACCAACTGTAGGAGAACGGAAAGGGAATACAGTGAACAACTATCTAGCTGAAAGGTCCACTGGATTTTATAAGAGATCCAGAAAATCCAGTAACCCCATTTCCACGACATCAAAGAAACACAGTTTTTTTGGTAACACATCATCCACAAAAGAACTAACTTGCACAGCTTGTGGGGTTTTATTTTCTAGCAGCAATGATCTAAATAGTCACATTTGCACTGAAAACCATAATAAAGTGCTAAGCTCTGGCAATGATGAGATAGGAAAGCCCACACTGTTAAAAGAGGATGCAGAGCGTCCATATGGTTGCGACATATGTGGTCGCACCTACCGGCATGCCGGGAGCCTTCTAAACCATAAAAACACTCACAAGAAAGGGCTGTATAAGTGCTCATTATGCAACAAGCAATTTTTCAACCCAATGGCCATAAAAAACCATCTTCGCACTCACACAGCCAAGAAGAAATTTCAGTGCATGGAGTGTGGAAAGGCATTTCGGTATTCCCGACAGCTGGTCTGCCATGTCAAAGTTCACACAGGTGTAGGGCCCTTCCGTTGCCAAATTTGCAATCTCGAATTTAGCAGCAAACTAATTCTTAAGCATCatcaaagaacacataaaaaatcCAATTCCTTTCGGTCTTCTCCTCCCAAAGTGCCATTTGATGAAGAAACAAGTATTTGTGAAAACAGGATATCTGACCCTTGCGAGGTGGAGCCAACTCTGATTTCTCTGgcatcagaagaaaaaaaatacaagtgcaACCAGTGTGATCGTTCTTACCGCCATGCTGGTAGTCTATTTAACCACAAAAAAACTCATAGGACTGGTGTCTACAAATGTCCTGACTGCCTCAAAGAATTCTTTAACCTTCTGGCCTATAGGAACCACCTCCGTATTCACAAATATCCTTGCAAAGACTGTGGAAAAGCCTTTCGTGTTGCTGGCCACCTTGCAGCTCATCGCCAGATCCATGAGCAAGAAGGAACTTTCACTTGTTCACTCTGTGACAAGTGGTTTTTCTCTCAGTCCAGTTTTGAACATCACCAGCTAACACATGATGCCCCAGCTAATGATGTTCTAGAGCCTCAGCCGGTGTCTAACTTAATGGTTGAAGTGACATGA
- the LOC140334882 gene encoding cardiotrophin-2-like, which yields MELITVDHLAGLLSLAQENDGKKTMLQSLQLVSLAKTDAETLVNDYLSHQGPPFSDHTFSPTLQMDGIPVLDEATLPSSPWKRLSMGLSSFLSFRGWFASVLTWQKSLNPKSKELLNLLEISRKHTLAISSNLASLLGQHDIPAPTSPYVSPSFKQKVAGYLVCKNYYDWLVQTERDLIIVVAESAV from the exons TGGACCACCTGGCAGGACTCCTATCACTGGCACAGGAAAATGATGGAAAGAAGACAATGCTGCAATCCTTGCAACTTGTGTCCCTGGCAAAAACAGATGCAGAAACACTGGTGAATGATTAT CTCAGCCATCAAGGTCCTCCATTCTCGGACCACACCTTCTCTCCTACATTGCAAATGGATGGTATACCTGTCCTGGATGAGGCCACACTTCCTTCATCTCCATGGAAGCGTCTATCCATGGGCCTGTCCTCTTTCCTGTCTTTCAGAGGTTGGTTTGCTTCTGTTCTCACCTGGCAAAAGTCACTGAATCCTAAATCTAAGGAGCTTCTCAACCTTTTGGAAATCTCCAGAAAGCACACCCTAGCAATAAGCTCAAACCTTGCCTCTCTCCTTGGGCAGCATGACATTCCAGCACCAACTTCACCGTATGTTTCCCCCAGCTTCAAGCAGAAGGTTGCTGGCTATCTggtttgtaaaaattattatgaCTGGCTGGTGCAAACCGAGAGGGATTTGATCATTGTTGTAGCAGAAAGCGCAGTGTAA